A single window of Carassius gibelio isolate Cgi1373 ecotype wild population from Czech Republic chromosome A19, carGib1.2-hapl.c, whole genome shotgun sequence DNA harbors:
- the LOC127935395 gene encoding sterile alpha motif domain-containing protein 12 isoform X5, protein MAVQAVHCNLTQNGIDHQMCAEDVTSHLEEVSVDHGLDDDSQGFQDQSPGFQRRSPPQRSISESELSRPGTLKLSKPVALWSQQDVCKWLKKHCPNQHQVYGDSFKQHDITGRALMRLTDRKLERMGIMQESQRQYILQQVLQLRVREEVRTLQLLTQASLESSP, encoded by the exons ATGGCTGTTCAAG CTGTTCACTGCAATCTGACCCAGAATGGGATTGACCATCAGATGTGTGCAGAGGATGTGACCTCACACCTGGAGGAAGTGTCTGTTGATCATGGACTGGATGATGACAGCCAAGGCTTTCAGGACCAGAGTCCTGGTTTTCAGAGGCGATCTCCACCTCAGCGCTCCATCTCAGAATCTGAGCTCTCCAGG CCGGGAACTTTGAAGCTGTCCAAACCAGTGGCGCTGTGGAGCCAGCAGGACGTGTGTAAATGGCTGAAGAAACACTGTCCCAATCAACACCAAGTCTACGGTGACTCCTTCAAGCAGCACGACATCACAG gacgaGCTCTGATGAGGCTCACTGACAGGAAGTTGGAGCGTATGGGCATCATGCAGGAGAGTCAGAGACAGTACATACTACAGCAGGTCCTCCAGCTCCGCGTCAGAGAAGAGGTCCGTACTCTGCAGCTGCTCACGCAag
- the LOC127935395 gene encoding sterile alpha motif domain-containing protein 12 isoform X4: MMLGQSPHLIGGIHWIQNPMRAVHCNLTQNGIDHQMCAEDVTSHLEEVSVDHGLDDDSQGFQDQSPGFQRRSPPQRSISESELSRPGTLKLSKPVALWSQQDVCKWLKKHCPNQHQVYGDSFKQHDITGRALMRLTDRKLERMGIMQESQRQYILQQVLQLRVREEVRTLQLLTQASLESSP, encoded by the exons ATGATGTTAGGGCAGTCTCCACACCTTATCGGGGGGATCCACTGGATTCAAAACCCAATGCGAG CTGTTCACTGCAATCTGACCCAGAATGGGATTGACCATCAGATGTGTGCAGAGGATGTGACCTCACACCTGGAGGAAGTGTCTGTTGATCATGGACTGGATGATGACAGCCAAGGCTTTCAGGACCAGAGTCCTGGTTTTCAGAGGCGATCTCCACCTCAGCGCTCCATCTCAGAATCTGAGCTCTCCAGG CCGGGAACTTTGAAGCTGTCCAAACCAGTGGCGCTGTGGAGCCAGCAGGACGTGTGTAAATGGCTGAAGAAACACTGTCCCAATCAACACCAAGTCTACGGTGACTCCTTCAAGCAGCACGACATCACAG gacgaGCTCTGATGAGGCTCACTGACAGGAAGTTGGAGCGTATGGGCATCATGCAGGAGAGTCAGAGACAGTACATACTACAGCAGGTCCTCCAGCTCCGCGTCAGAGAAGAGGTCCGTACTCTGCAGCTGCTCACGCAag
- the LOC127935395 gene encoding sterile alpha motif domain-containing protein 12 isoform X3: MMLGQSPHLIGGIHWIQNPMRAVHCNLTQNGIDHQMCAEDVTSHLEEVSVDHGLDDDSQGFQDQSPGFQRRSPPQRSISESELSRPGTLKLSKPVALWSQQDVCKWLKKHCPNQHQVYGDSFKQHDITGRALMRLTDRKLERMGIMQESQRQYILQQVLQLRVREEVRTLQLLTQGGEDGCACCKSHSSDSV; encoded by the exons ATGATGTTAGGGCAGTCTCCACACCTTATCGGGGGGATCCACTGGATTCAAAACCCAATGCGAG CTGTTCACTGCAATCTGACCCAGAATGGGATTGACCATCAGATGTGTGCAGAGGATGTGACCTCACACCTGGAGGAAGTGTCTGTTGATCATGGACTGGATGATGACAGCCAAGGCTTTCAGGACCAGAGTCCTGGTTTTCAGAGGCGATCTCCACCTCAGCGCTCCATCTCAGAATCTGAGCTCTCCAGG CCGGGAACTTTGAAGCTGTCCAAACCAGTGGCGCTGTGGAGCCAGCAGGACGTGTGTAAATGGCTGAAGAAACACTGTCCCAATCAACACCAAGTCTACGGTGACTCCTTCAAGCAGCACGACATCACAG gacgaGCTCTGATGAGGCTCACTGACAGGAAGTTGGAGCGTATGGGCATCATGCAGGAGAGTCAGAGACAGTACATACTACAGCAGGTCCTCCAGCTCCGCGTCAGAGAAGAGGTCCGTACTCTGCAGCTGCTCACGCAag
- the LOC127934972 gene encoding LOW QUALITY PROTEIN: actin-binding Rho-activating protein-like (The sequence of the model RefSeq protein was modified relative to this genomic sequence to represent the inferred CDS: substituted 1 base at 1 genomic stop codon), whose amino-acid sequence MIVAARKGHKRANMVSXLTWGWKEMQKEKKQAQDCSGDNEDRKQKEKEERPCQKKKKNSALVNLKSLWQNWALEHTINQKLNPFSEDFDYEYSMSTFLGKGEEGTSRPKEGCKTAERAKHAEAHIHREIDDMCFFIRTMADLGSDGYTRLTFADMFDRYVRISKKVVGMIISARKHGKVAFEGEMLWQGKDDGVIITLLK is encoded by the exons ATGATTGTAGCCG CCAGAAAGGGCCACAAACGCGCCAACATGGTTTCGTAGCTGACATGGGGCTGGAAGGAAATGCAAAAGGAGAAAAAGCAGGCTCAGGATTGCAGTGGTGATAATGAGGATAGAA aacAAAAA GAGAAAGAAGAACGgccttgtcaaaaaaaaaaaaaaaacagcgcttTGGTCAACTTAAAAAGCCTCTGGCAAAACTGGGCATTGGAGCATACCATCAATCAGAAGCTCAACCCCTTCAGCGAGGACTTTGATTATGAGTACTCCATGTCAACATTTCTGGGGAAGGGTGAAGAAGGAACCAGTCGGCCCAAAGAGGGCTGCAAGACAGCAGAGAGGGCCAAACATGCAGAAGCACACATCCACCGGGAGATAGATGACATGTGCTTTTTCATAAGGACCATGGCGGACCTGGGTTCAGATGGTTACACTAGACTGACTTTTGCCGATATGTTTGACAGATATGTGCGGATCTCTAAAAAAGTCGTTGGCATGATAATAAGCGCCAGGAAGCATGGAAAGGTAGCTTTTGAGGGGGAGATGCTGTGGCAAGGCAAGGATGATGGAGTCATAATTACACTGTTAAAATGA